The genomic interval ATTATGAAGCCATGCCTGGACATTCTTTTggcttttataatttaatttcctTGAGAGATTTTTATGATGAAAAGAATGGTTATTTGGTCAATGACAAGTGTGTTTTTGCGGTGAATATCTTCAAAGCATCGCCAATTAGAACTATCTGTGAGACTCTAAGAGCCCCAAGAGCATATAGAAGAATTTGCGTTGCAGGAACGAAACAATCAACCACATTAAGGACCAATCCTTACTACAACTTTCTTTGGACGATTGAGTGTTTCTCTAGTCTTTCCAATAAAACAGATGTGCATAAATCAGGGAAATTCAGTGCCTTAAATTGCAAGTGGTATGTATGAACTTAGAAGAAGACTTAACCACATACTTGTGCAGATTTTGGGTCCATACATATATCTGTTAGAGTAATTTGAATAAACAAGTCTCAATTATCATTTTATCATCTTCAGGCTTAGATAATACATTTGGTTTACATCTAACAATATTTTGTTggtcaattttaatttttacaggAATCTAGAATTTTGTCCTAAGAATAGTGTGGATGGAGAGGACTATATTGCATTGAAGCTTGTTCTGAATGAGGTCCCTTCACATTTTGCTCAATGTCAATATAATGTGGTATGCCAACTCTCCTTGTTGAATCAGAGAACGGGAAAGAATAATTCATCTTCAGGTTTTCAATTTGATTTCTTCCTTGTTCTCTTGTATTTTTCCTATATATTATAGTTTTTCTGTATAAATCTATCTTAATGGTctttcatttggtttttttctGCAGTTGATTATGAAATAGCGCCTGGATGTTCTTATTgcttaaataaattcatatccTTGAGAGATTTTCacaataaaaagaatgattATTTGGTCAATGACAAGTGTGTTTTTGGGGTGAATATCTCCGAAGCATCACCAATTATAACTATCTGTGAGACTCTTAAAGCTCCAGAAGCTTGATGTGTATGATTCTTACTAAGAGAATGGACCCAATGCATT from Dioscorea cayenensis subsp. rotundata cultivar TDr96_F1 chromosome 7, TDr96_F1_v2_PseudoChromosome.rev07_lg8_w22 25.fasta, whole genome shotgun sequence carries:
- the LOC120264875 gene encoding uncharacterized protein LOC120264875: MGNGISGETADHKEETNFLLQQEHMGNEISGEKYNRVTRSSMLMANPFYNFLWTIECFSRLSNSTFVHESRAFNAQNCKWKLEFCRKNNLDGVDFLGLYLVLNEVHPYFAHCQYFVMCQLSLLNQRTGKYASVLVDYEAMPGHSFGFYNLISLRDFYDEKNGYLVNDKCVFAVNIFKASPIRTICETLRAPRAYRRICVAGTKQSTTLRTNPYYNFLWTIECFSSLSNKTDVHKSGKFSALNCKWNLEFCPKNSVDGEDYIALKLVLNEVPSHFAQCQYNVVCQLSLLNQRTGKNNSSSVDYEIAPGCSYCLNKFISLRDFHNKKNDYLVNDKCVFGVNISEASPIITICETLKAPEA